The following coding sequences are from one Pseudodesulfovibrio sp. S3 window:
- a CDS encoding tail fiber assembly protein, with translation MYRYPDGTIKLNPPTKLEFAGFIRKFADLTREQRDGLGYNEAVPVARDPFTTYTTEWAKGADMIYREEITSAVVDEAARAEHEAGQVRAERDRLLAGCDWTQVADAPVDQTAWAAYRQALRDVPEQEGFPGAVEWPGVPE, from the coding sequence ATGTACAGATATCCAGACGGAACAATCAAATTGAACCCGCCGACGAAACTCGAATTTGCGGGCTTCATCCGCAAGTTTGCAGACCTGACCCGCGAACAGCGGGACGGGCTGGGCTACAACGAGGCCGTGCCTGTCGCCCGCGACCCGTTCACCACATACACAACAGAGTGGGCCAAGGGCGCGGATATGATCTACCGCGAAGAGATCACCAGTGCCGTGGTGGACGAAGCGGCCAGGGCCGAGCATGAGGCCGGACAGGTCAGGGCCGAGCGGGATCGGTTGCTTGCCGGGTGCGATTGGACCCAGGTAGCGGACGCGCCCGTGGATCAAACGGCCTGGGCCGCCTATCGCCAAGCCCTGCGCGACGTGCCGGAACAGGAGGGCTTCCCCGGCGCGGTGGAGTGGCCGGGGGTGCCGGAGTAG
- a CDS encoding FAD-dependent oxidoreductase yields MKTKYLIIGAGPTGLGAAHRLKELGQDDFLILERHGHAGGLASSFRDEHGFTWDIGGHVVFSHYPYFDDLMDSLLGDERLEHERESWVRSNKTWVPYPFQNNIRHLPKEARWECVKGLLPGNRNEIAPENFAQWIDCIFGTGIARHFMTPYNFKVWATPPELMQFGWIGERVSVVDLKKVLRNIILEQDDVAWGPNNTFKFPLHGGTGEIFRRLADRVKDRIRYDQAVVSIDAEAGTATTETGLTVKYETLLNTAPIDILARDWLTAKDDAMTNAAGRLTHNSVYVAGVGLDIHDQAERNSRCWMYYPEPDSPFYRVTNFHNYSPNNVARPGEQLGFMCESSFSKHKQENIDELMDRTIEGLVNTTMLHADRVNDILSRWEMAVDYGYPVPCLERDGALRVLQPRLEAMGIYSRGRFGGWKYEVSNMDHSVMQGVEWAQRMVRGTPETTYTLD; encoded by the coding sequence GTGAAAACGAAATACCTGATTATCGGAGCCGGTCCCACGGGGTTGGGCGCAGCGCATCGCCTGAAGGAACTGGGCCAGGACGACTTCCTGATACTGGAACGGCACGGACATGCGGGCGGTCTGGCCTCCAGTTTCCGTGACGAACACGGCTTTACCTGGGATATCGGGGGGCACGTGGTCTTTTCCCATTACCCGTATTTCGACGACCTCATGGACTCCCTGCTCGGCGACGAACGGCTGGAGCATGAGCGCGAATCCTGGGTGCGCTCCAACAAGACATGGGTCCCCTACCCGTTCCAGAACAACATCCGCCACCTGCCCAAGGAAGCGCGCTGGGAATGCGTCAAGGGGTTGTTGCCGGGCAACCGGAACGAGATTGCGCCCGAAAACTTCGCCCAATGGATCGACTGCATCTTCGGGACGGGCATCGCCAGGCACTTCATGACCCCCTACAATTTCAAGGTCTGGGCCACGCCGCCCGAACTGATGCAGTTCGGCTGGATCGGCGAGCGCGTGTCCGTGGTGGACCTCAAAAAAGTGCTTCGGAACATCATCCTAGAACAGGACGACGTGGCCTGGGGACCGAACAACACCTTCAAGTTCCCGCTCCACGGCGGCACGGGCGAGATATTCCGCAGGCTGGCCGATCGTGTGAAAGACCGCATACGATATGATCAGGCCGTGGTCTCCATCGATGCCGAGGCCGGGACCGCGACCACGGAAACGGGACTGACCGTGAAATATGAGACTTTACTCAATACCGCGCCCATCGACATCCTGGCTCGCGACTGGCTCACGGCCAAGGACGACGCCATGACAAACGCGGCAGGCAGGCTCACGCACAATTCGGTTTACGTGGCCGGGGTGGGGCTGGATATCCACGACCAGGCCGAACGGAACTCTCGCTGCTGGATGTACTACCCCGAGCCGGATTCCCCCTTCTACCGGGTGACCAATTTCCACAACTATTCCCCCAACAACGTGGCCCGCCCCGGCGAGCAGCTCGGGTTCATGTGCGAATCCTCTTTTTCGAAACACAAGCAGGAAAACATAGATGAACTGATGGACCGGACCATCGAGGGTCTGGTAAACACCACCATGTTGCACGCGGACAGGGTAAACGACATCCTGAGCCGATGGGAGATGGCCGTGGATTACGGCTATCCCGTGCCGTGTCTGGAGCGCGACGGCGCGCTCCGCGTCCTCCAGCCGAGGCTGGAAGCCATGGGCATCTATTCGCGAGGCCGTTTCGGCGGCTGGAAATACGAGGTGTCCAACATGGACCACTCCGTCATGCAAGGGGTGGAATGGGCGCAGCGCATGGTTCGCGGCACCCCTGAAACGACCTACACATTGGATTGA
- a CDS encoding SlyX family protein, giving the protein MEKRLERLESLVALQDRTMEKLNDQLYEQQKQITDLNRVVERLAKKVRDMDADMEQSGGLDVPPPHYNG; this is encoded by the coding sequence ATGGAAAAACGCCTTGAGCGGCTGGAAAGCCTTGTCGCCCTTCAGGACAGGACAATGGAAAAGCTGAACGATCAGCTCTATGAGCAGCAGAAACAGATCACCGACCTGAACAGGGTCGTGGAACGGCTGGCGAAAAAGGTCCGGGACATGGACGCGGACATGGAACAGTCCGGCGGCCTGGACGTGCCTCCGCCGCATTACAACGGTTAG
- a CDS encoding cupin domain-containing protein, giving the protein MSTPTARDIITRLGLVPHPEEGGWFLETHRANETFAKDMLPGRYTADRCHSTAIYYLLTPETFSHMHCLESDEIFHFYAGGPCEMLQLHPDGTGQVITLGNDLMAGHKPQVLVPRHSWQGMRLVPGGAFALMGCTVAPGFEFADYAHASRSELMERYPNFRERIIRLTAE; this is encoded by the coding sequence ATGAGTACACCGACCGCCCGCGACATCATTACCAGACTCGGCCTGGTCCCCCACCCAGAAGAAGGCGGCTGGTTTCTGGAAACGCACCGCGCAAACGAAACCTTTGCCAAGGACATGCTGCCGGGCCGGTATACGGCTGACCGCTGCCACTCGACCGCCATTTACTATCTGCTCACGCCCGAGACCTTCTCCCACATGCACTGCCTCGAATCGGACGAGATCTTTCACTTCTATGCAGGCGGTCCGTGCGAAATGCTCCAACTCCACCCGGACGGAACCGGCCAGGTGATCACCCTGGGCAACGACCTGATGGCCGGGCACAAACCGCAGGTTCTCGTGCCCCGGCATTCCTGGCAGGGAATGCGCCTGGTGCCGGGCGGCGCGTTCGCTCTCATGGGCTGCACCGTGGCGCCGGGATTCGAATTCGCGGATTACGCCCACGCCAGCCGGTCCGAGCTGATGGAACGGTATCCGAACTTTCGGGAACGGATCATCCGACTGACCGCCGAATAG
- a CDS encoding AraC family transcriptional regulator has translation MAVMQSNRFQFVKAESEIGMTVLNAVMSDFSYAKHAHQELALGVTIEGVQEFSCNGSLFRSHPGNIMLFNPGDVHNGNPGNEDALKYTMLYLDPDDMLRLVGSTADSGRAQFRFLETHFEDRCLQSLILNMSHLVTATGRSSLEYEHCLYELAKRLAQRMGIFSPDAWTGHKDVLLLRAKDYIHDNIAEDISLADLSRVANISKFHFIRLFRSQFGLTPHKYILIHKINRVREALGTGASPSVLAQEFGFFDASHMNRHFKRSYGITPKQYQHQLMK, from the coding sequence ATGGCCGTAATGCAATCCAATCGTTTCCAATTTGTAAAAGCCGAGAGCGAAATCGGCATGACGGTTCTCAATGCCGTCATGTCGGATTTTTCCTACGCCAAGCATGCGCACCAGGAGCTGGCTCTGGGTGTCACGATCGAGGGTGTCCAGGAGTTTTCCTGCAACGGCAGTTTGTTTCGCAGCCATCCGGGCAACATCATGCTGTTCAACCCCGGTGATGTGCACAACGGCAACCCGGGAAACGAGGATGCCTTGAAGTACACAATGCTTTATCTTGACCCGGACGACATGCTCCGACTCGTGGGCAGTACCGCGGATTCCGGCAGGGCGCAGTTTCGGTTTCTGGAAACGCATTTTGAGGACAGGTGTCTTCAGTCCCTGATCCTGAACATGTCGCATCTTGTTACCGCAACAGGCCGCTCATCCCTTGAATACGAACACTGTCTGTACGAGCTGGCGAAAAGGCTTGCCCAAAGAATGGGCATTTTCAGTCCTGATGCCTGGACCGGTCACAAAGATGTTTTGCTGTTGAGGGCCAAGGACTACATCCATGACAACATAGCAGAGGATATTTCGCTCGCTGATCTCAGCCGGGTGGCAAATATTTCGAAATTCCATTTCATTCGTTTGTTCCGAAGCCAGTTCGGGTTGACTCCCCACAAGTATATCCTCATCCACAAAATCAACAGGGTGAGAGAGGCTCTCGGAACCGGGGCATCCCCTTCCGTGCTTGCACAGGAGTTCGGTTTTTTTGATGCAAGCCACATGAATCGCCACTTCAAGCGGTCATACGGCATCACGCCCAAACAGTACCAACATCAGTTGATGAAATGA
- a CDS encoding DMT family transporter produces MKQSLSYTYTLLVISMMLWGGTWVAGRILAQSIHPMTAAFLRFGLASIILLIMCWRAEGRLPRLKRRQILPVTFLGGTGVFAYSYFFFTGLQTTSAGRAALIVACIPVCIAVVSALFYKEKFGPVRILGALTSLIGVSVVIADGNPLALFAGGISRGDYMILGCVVSWTAYTLGGRSVMKTLPPLASVAWSSFTGTLMLLPAALSEGLVADVLRARPVDWICVVFLGFLATALAYFWYYRAVSIIGASRAGIFINMVPVFAVIMGFVILNEPIHLSLALGGLMVISGVYLTNRP; encoded by the coding sequence ATGAAGCAATCCCTCTCGTACACCTACACCTTGCTCGTCATCAGCATGATGCTCTGGGGCGGCACCTGGGTGGCCGGGCGCATCCTGGCCCAGTCCATCCACCCCATGACCGCGGCATTCCTGCGTTTCGGGCTGGCCTCGATCATCCTGTTGATCATGTGCTGGCGAGCCGAAGGCCGTCTCCCCAGACTCAAACGAAGACAGATACTTCCGGTGACCTTCCTGGGAGGTACGGGGGTTTTCGCCTACAGCTATTTCTTCTTCACCGGATTACAGACAACCTCGGCTGGGCGGGCCGCCCTCATCGTGGCCTGCATCCCGGTCTGCATCGCCGTGGTTTCGGCCTTGTTCTACAAGGAAAAATTCGGACCGGTGCGCATCCTCGGCGCACTGACCTCGCTGATAGGCGTGTCCGTGGTCATCGCCGACGGCAACCCCCTGGCCCTGTTTGCCGGAGGAATCAGCCGGGGCGACTACATGATTCTCGGCTGTGTCGTCAGTTGGACCGCCTACACCCTGGGTGGACGCTCGGTCATGAAAACCCTGCCGCCCCTGGCCTCCGTGGCCTGGTCGAGCTTCACCGGCACCCTCATGCTCCTGCCCGCCGCCCTGTCCGAGGGGTTGGTTGCCGACGTGTTGCGCGCCAGGCCCGTGGACTGGATCTGCGTTGTCTTCCTCGGCTTCCTGGCAACGGCCCTGGCCTATTTCTGGTATTACCGCGCCGTCAGCATCATCGGCGCGTCCCGTGCGGGCATCTTCATCAACATGGTGCCGGTCTTTGCCGTGATCATGGGCTTCGTGATTCTGAACGAACCCATCCACCTTTCCCTGGCCCTTGGCGGCCTGATGGTCATCTCAGGCGTTTACCTGACCAACAGGCCGTAA
- a CDS encoding aminopeptidase P family protein, protein MNTDIFEKRREALKEEMQARELPAMLVSLAANRYYLSGFELHDAQCNESSGWLVITPGEDYLFTDPRYVDAARKTWDEKNICVYSAKKHLEICTFLNGKGVTAMGFEPKALHLFDYDKLTEFVSLTPTENIVESLRIIKDADEIRRMDESIRLNHELFEYIEGQLIPGRTEREISWLVEKFFREHGAEGMAFSTIVGVGPNAALPHAIPGETKLRENELVLIDTGCRYLGYNSDQTRTFWVGDTPSDRFKKTMDQVRAAQAAAIDIIRPGLSCVDAYLASYAVFQKDGVEGMFTHGLGHGVGLETHEPPSLSRAAQGVLEPGMVVTVEPGLYDPAWGGIRWEYQVLVTEDGCRVM, encoded by the coding sequence ATGAACACCGACATCTTCGAAAAACGCCGCGAAGCCCTGAAAGAGGAAATGCAGGCGCGCGAACTGCCCGCCATGCTCGTGTCCCTGGCTGCCAACCGCTATTATCTGAGCGGATTCGAACTGCACGACGCCCAGTGCAACGAATCCTCTGGCTGGCTCGTGATCACCCCGGGCGAGGACTACCTCTTCACCGATCCCCGGTATGTCGATGCGGCCCGCAAGACGTGGGACGAAAAAAACATCTGCGTCTACTCTGCCAAGAAGCATCTGGAGATCTGCACCTTCCTCAACGGCAAGGGCGTGACCGCCATGGGTTTCGAACCCAAGGCGCTGCATTTGTTCGACTACGACAAGCTCACCGAGTTCGTCAGCCTGACGCCCACGGAAAACATCGTGGAGAGCCTGCGCATCATCAAGGACGCCGACGAAATCCGGCGCATGGACGAGTCCATCCGGCTCAACCATGAATTGTTCGAATACATTGAAGGCCAACTCATCCCCGGCAGGACCGAAAGAGAGATTTCCTGGCTTGTGGAGAAATTCTTCCGCGAGCACGGAGCCGAAGGCATGGCCTTTTCCACCATCGTGGGAGTCGGCCCCAACGCGGCCCTGCCCCACGCCATTCCGGGCGAGACCAAACTCCGCGAGAACGAACTGGTGCTCATCGACACCGGCTGCCGCTACCTGGGGTACAACTCGGACCAGACCCGCACCTTCTGGGTGGGCGACACACCGTCCGACCGCTTCAAAAAGACCATGGATCAGGTGCGCGCCGCTCAAGCCGCGGCCATTGACATCATCCGCCCCGGCCTGTCCTGCGTGGACGCCTACCTGGCCTCCTACGCGGTCTTCCAGAAAGACGGGGTGGAAGGCATGTTCACCCACGGCCTGGGCCACGGCGTCGGCCTGGAGACCCATGAGCCGCCGAGCCTGTCCAGAGCCGCCCAGGGCGTCCTCGAACCCGGCATGGTGGTCACCGTGGAGCCCGGCCTGTACGACCCGGCCTGGGGCGGCATCCGCTGGGAATACCAGGTGCTTGTCACCGAAGACGGCTGCCGGGTGATGTAG
- a CDS encoding THUMP domain-containing protein → MTIFTQEAPILVTCPKDMPEYLKAELEGLGFARTHALDAGVETYGTLNDCMRLNLWVRTGHRVLFELKRFRAFDADELYREIKALPWEEFIARDGYFRVDASIRDTTVNDSRFAGLRVKDAVADRFMDKYNERPDSGPETNGVCLFLHWRENQATIYLDTTGDPLPRRGYRKRPHTAPMQETLAAACILASGWPELAKTGSHFIAPMCGAGTLAIEAALMAMNGAPGLLRDNFAFMQVLGFDPETWDGMLAEAEDAENPEIKGRIIATDHDPEAVDAARDNARLAGVGDFIEFEVCDFSETDIPDGPGLIMLNPEYGQRLGDLDKLEEVYKSIGDFFKQRCGGKTGFIFTGNSDLAKRVGLRTKSRRIFWNAKIECRLLEYELYEGTKKQRS, encoded by the coding sequence ATGACGATTTTCACCCAAGAAGCCCCTATCCTGGTCACCTGCCCCAAGGACATGCCCGAATACCTCAAGGCAGAGCTTGAGGGACTGGGCTTTGCCAGAACCCATGCCCTGGACGCGGGCGTGGAGACTTACGGCACGCTCAACGACTGCATGCGCCTCAACCTCTGGGTGCGCACCGGCCACCGGGTGCTCTTCGAGCTGAAACGCTTCCGCGCCTTTGACGCGGACGAGCTGTACCGCGAGATCAAGGCCCTGCCATGGGAGGAATTTATCGCCCGTGACGGCTATTTCCGGGTGGACGCCTCCATTCGCGACACCACGGTCAACGACTCCCGGTTCGCAGGCCTGCGCGTCAAGGATGCCGTGGCCGATCGGTTCATGGATAAATACAATGAGCGGCCGGATTCCGGCCCGGAAACCAACGGCGTCTGCCTGTTCCTGCACTGGCGCGAAAACCAGGCTACCATCTACCTGGACACCACGGGCGACCCCCTGCCCCGGCGCGGCTACCGCAAGCGGCCGCACACGGCCCCCATGCAGGAGACCCTGGCCGCAGCCTGCATCCTGGCCTCCGGCTGGCCCGAGCTGGCGAAAACAGGCAGCCATTTCATTGCGCCCATGTGCGGCGCCGGCACCCTGGCCATCGAGGCCGCGCTCATGGCCATGAACGGCGCGCCCGGCCTGTTGCGCGACAATTTTGCCTTTATGCAGGTACTCGGATTCGACCCCGAGACCTGGGATGGGATGCTGGCCGAGGCCGAAGATGCGGAAAATCCCGAGATCAAGGGCCGGATCATCGCCACGGACCACGATCCCGAGGCCGTAGATGCGGCTCGGGACAATGCCCGATTGGCAGGAGTAGGCGACTTCATCGAATTCGAGGTCTGCGACTTCTCCGAGACCGACATCCCGGACGGGCCGGGCCTGATCATGCTCAACCCGGAATACGGCCAGCGCCTCGGCGACCTGGACAAACTCGAAGAGGTCTACAAGTCCATCGGGGACTTCTTCAAGCAGCGGTGCGGAGGCAAGACCGGCTTCATCTTCACCGGCAACAGCGATCTGGCCAAGCGCGTGGGGCTGCGCACCAAGAGCCGCCGCATCTTCTGGAACGCCAAGATCGAATGCCGCTTGCTGGAATATGAACTGTACGAGGGGACGAAGAAGCAGAGGTCATAA
- a CDS encoding acyl-CoA thioesterase — protein MEPKSAAESEVLMTHLVLPQDANPAGNLHGGVILKHIDTAGGVVAKRHSRGNTVTVSIDRMAFKQPAYMGELLTFKASLNHVGRSSMEIGVRVESENLRTGEVRHTNSAYLTYVALDENGRPTPVPPLKLETETAKRRYKEAELRRELRKKERELEEGKRVCLQKD, from the coding sequence ATGGAACCGAAATCAGCAGCAGAATCCGAGGTGCTCATGACCCACCTGGTTCTGCCCCAGGATGCCAACCCGGCAGGCAATCTGCACGGCGGCGTCATACTCAAGCATATCGACACCGCAGGCGGAGTGGTGGCCAAGCGACATTCCCGCGGCAACACGGTCACGGTCTCCATAGACCGGATGGCCTTCAAACAGCCCGCCTACATGGGCGAACTGCTCACCTTCAAGGCAAGTCTCAACCACGTGGGCCGCTCCTCCATGGAAATCGGCGTGCGCGTGGAATCGGAAAACCTCAGGACCGGCGAAGTCCGTCATACCAACTCCGCCTACCTGACCTACGTGGCCTTGGACGAAAACGGAAGACCCACGCCCGTGCCTCCGTTGAAACTCGAAACCGAGACGGCCAAACGGCGCTACAAGGAAGCCGAGTTGCGCCGCGAACTGCGCAAGAAGGAACGGGAACTGGAAGAAGGCAAAAGGGTCTGTCTGCAAAAGGACTGA
- a CDS encoding SPRY domain-containing protein, with protein sequence MLTPKETGGTGGGGVYPLDIPYSALCESGYSSTGAVANDCTIALGFKPTAVDSTKTLCDPTHHYLLTIKKTGDTVEVWKQGTQLANYTGSVGSNYAGFIGALLLAYAGTHHGYYSRLVIAESGLTHTDFWQQSSTVPGLWVPKSISGLTLHMLLDFSNAADLGNDTSGNGNHWTLTSATQSTDTPTNNCCTINPLSYSGGGYANGNLSWWVPANNRGCQGWYGMTTGKHYFECQHTNGSCMIGVTPWPSDTNHVAYRQHGIGWYSYPGDSRIMHSNANTINPYGSPYSPGDIVQVAVDMEVGAVWFGVNGTWHYGATEAEILAGDTTHAAATWTPDGRTYFPGAGMYGGSTVAFAFAESDLTHTPPTGFLTLEDRNRAEPTLLNPEEYFTVASFVAPSAASQNITAGWDAENEDWLLILKSVSGGASIWIDTMRGLNKALYCPGTAVESTLAAPLTVSGSTITLPDNLLTDGQAYMAYIFRKSATAGFDMVQYTGNATAGHTIPHGLGAVPKFVVTRARNNGQSWITQDAYTGPTKFMYLDGGAVAATNAAPWNNVAATSTNVTLGNAAYTNGNTVNFIMYLFADAELYKFIEYQGNANANGAYFDTDGTPLATMFHRNTAINSRWFMHNRERSPVNPVQEWWSTQEIAVYTTALFDLLSTGEKMISTDTFSNGNGQGHIAIVARTQNKYRNAI encoded by the coding sequence ATGCTGACGCCAAAAGAAACCGGCGGGACCGGCGGGGGCGGCGTCTATCCGCTCGATATCCCGTACTCGGCCCTGTGCGAAAGCGGGTACAGCTCCACGGGCGCGGTGGCCAACGACTGCACCATTGCCTTGGGGTTCAAACCCACTGCGGTGGACTCCACCAAAACCCTGTGCGACCCGACGCACCATTACCTTTTGACCATCAAAAAGACCGGCGACACCGTTGAAGTCTGGAAACAGGGCACGCAACTGGCTAATTATACCGGAAGTGTAGGAAGTAATTACGCTGGATTTATTGGTGCGCTGTTGTTGGCCTATGCTGGAACACACCATGGGTACTATAGTAGGCTGGTAATTGCCGAAAGCGGGTTAACACATACTGACTTCTGGCAACAATCCTCCACTGTCCCTGGCCTGTGGGTGCCGAAGTCTATCAGTGGTTTGACCCTGCACATGTTGCTTGACTTTTCCAACGCCGCCGACCTTGGAAACGATACGAGCGGGAACGGGAATCACTGGACCTTGACCAGTGCAACGCAATCCACAGATACGCCGACGAACAATTGTTGCACAATAAACCCCTTATCCTATTCAGGCGGTGGTTACGCAAACGGTAACTTGTCTTGGTGGGTGCCCGCAAACAACCGAGGCTGTCAGGGTTGGTACGGCATGACAACCGGCAAGCACTACTTTGAGTGCCAGCATACTAACGGTAGTTGTATGATTGGAGTTACCCCCTGGCCTAGCGATACTAATCATGTAGCATACCGCCAGCATGGGATCGGGTGGTATTCATATCCGGGCGATTCACGTATTATGCATAGTAATGCAAATACAATAAATCCATATGGTTCCCCTTATTCTCCCGGAGACATTGTACAAGTAGCGGTTGATATGGAGGTGGGTGCTGTATGGTTCGGCGTGAACGGCACATGGCATTATGGAGCCACAGAGGCTGAGATATTGGCCGGAGATACAACCCATGCTGCTGCAACATGGACGCCTGACGGGCGAACCTATTTTCCCGGTGCCGGTATGTATGGCGGCTCTACAGTGGCCTTTGCGTTTGCCGAGAGTGACTTGACGCACACGCCGCCAACCGGGTTCCTGACGCTTGAAGACAGGAACAGGGCGGAGCCGACGCTATTGAACCCGGAAGAGTATTTCACGGTTGCGTCATTTGTCGCGCCTTCTGCTGCCTCGCAAAATATCACGGCGGGCTGGGATGCGGAGAACGAAGACTGGCTTTTGATACTCAAGTCCGTGAGTGGTGGAGCATCAATCTGGATAGACACTATGCGGGGATTGAACAAGGCTTTGTACTGTCCCGGCACAGCCGTAGAATCCACATTGGCAGCCCCATTGACCGTATCGGGTAGCACCATAACCTTGCCGGACAACCTTCTTACGGACGGCCAGGCGTACATGGCCTATATATTCCGCAAATCGGCCACCGCCGGATTTGATATGGTCCAATATACCGGGAATGCCACAGCGGGTCACACCATCCCGCACGGCCTTGGAGCGGTGCCAAAATTCGTTGTTACAAGAGCACGGAACAATGGGCAAAGCTGGATTACGCAGGATGCTTATACCGGGCCGACCAAGTTTATGTATCTTGACGGCGGGGCGGTTGCCGCCACGAATGCGGCTCCTTGGAACAACGTAGCAGCAACATCCACAAACGTGACGCTTGGCAACGCCGCATACACAAACGGCAATACTGTCAATTTCATCATGTATCTTTTTGCCGACGCTGAGCTTTATAAGTTTATTGAGTACCAAGGCAATGCCAATGCAAATGGTGCGTATTTTGATACAGACGGCACGCCTCTTGCCACCATGTTTCATAGAAATACTGCCATAAATAGCAGGTGGTTCATGCACAACCGGGAGCGAAGTCCGGTCAATCCGGTGCAAGAATGGTGGTCTACCCAGGAAATTGCCGTATATACCACCGCGCTGTTTGACCTCCTGTCTACGGGTGAGAAGATGATCAGCACAGATACTTTCTCAAACGGGAACGGACAAGGGCACATAGCAATAGTCGCACGAACTCAGAACAAATACAGAAACGCCATTTAG
- a CDS encoding LysE family translocator, translating into MVGILLYCVAVMYTPGPVNILSLNCGVQRRFAAHIPFCLGVAVALSFWFLLMGYAGSAVVDEKAMPLITAFGVSFILYLAYRVISSDVDTARDGNNAAVLKFSDGLLMQLLNPKSFLAVLPVTAVQFPAAGIGGSGIAVWSIGLGLLGFGAPLAYAAFGSAVARHVENSCFLKYFNVVMGVTLAVVALDMAYQHIYLALR; encoded by the coding sequence ATGGTTGGCATTCTACTCTATTGCGTGGCGGTGATGTACACCCCCGGCCCCGTGAATATCCTCAGCCTCAATTGCGGAGTGCAGCGCAGGTTCGCCGCACACATCCCGTTCTGCCTGGGAGTGGCTGTTGCGTTGAGTTTCTGGTTTCTGCTGATGGGCTATGCGGGCAGTGCGGTGGTCGATGAAAAAGCGATGCCTCTCATTACCGCTTTCGGCGTCAGTTTTATCCTGTATCTCGCCTACAGGGTCATCTCCTCGGACGTAGACACCGCTCGGGACGGAAACAACGCTGCCGTCCTCAAATTCAGTGACGGCCTGCTCATGCAATTGCTGAATCCGAAATCGTTTTTGGCCGTCCTGCCCGTGACCGCAGTGCAGTTCCCGGCCGCAGGTATTGGAGGAAGCGGGATCGCGGTCTGGTCCATCGGGCTTGGCCTTCTCGGTTTCGGAGCGCCACTCGCCTACGCCGCCTTTGGCTCGGCAGTGGCCCGACATGTCGAAAACAGCTGTTTTCTCAAGTATTTCAATGTTGTAATGGGCGTGACGCTGGCCGTTGTCGCTTTGGATATGGCGTATCAGCATATATACCTCGCGCTGCGATAG